A region of Pseudomonas marginalis DNA encodes the following proteins:
- a CDS encoding protein glxC — protein sequence MKTIDLSTATVRDLNQALHAQAIDNEWRVTHSNGKHNLAVGVNQAVSIDIEGHAGYYCAGMNQQASITVHGNVGVGCAENMMSGSVRVKGSASQAAGATAHGGLLVIEGDAGARCGISMKGIDIVVGGSIGHMSCFMGQAGRLVVCGDAGDALGDSLYETHIYVKGTVESLGSDCVEKEMRSEHLQELQELLDRAGFAHQAADFKRYGSARQLYNFKVDNASAY from the coding sequence ATGAAAACCATCGATCTTTCCACCGCCACCGTGCGTGACCTCAACCAGGCGCTGCACGCCCAGGCCATCGACAACGAGTGGCGCGTGACCCATTCCAACGGCAAGCACAACCTCGCGGTGGGGGTGAACCAGGCCGTGTCCATTGATATCGAGGGCCACGCCGGCTACTACTGCGCGGGCATGAACCAGCAGGCCTCGATCACCGTGCACGGCAATGTCGGCGTGGGCTGCGCCGAGAACATGATGTCCGGCTCGGTGCGCGTCAAAGGCAGCGCGTCCCAGGCGGCCGGGGCCACGGCCCATGGCGGTCTGCTGGTGATCGAGGGCGACGCGGGCGCGCGTTGCGGGATCTCCATGAAGGGCATCGACATCGTCGTCGGCGGCAGCATTGGCCATATGAGCTGCTTCATGGGCCAGGCCGGGCGCCTGGTGGTGTGCGGCGACGCCGGCGATGCGCTGGGAGATTCGCTCTACGAAACCCATATCTACGTGAAAGGCACGGTGGAGTCCCTGGGCTCGGACTGCGTCGAAAAAGAGATGCGCAGCGAGCACCTGCAAGAGTTGCAGGAACTGCTCGACCGCGCCGGTTTCGCCCACCAGGCGGCGGATTTCAAGCGCTACGGCTCGGCCCGTCAACTCTACAACTTCAAAGTCGATAACGCCTCCGCGTACTGA
- the purU gene encoding formyltetrahydrofolate deformylase, which yields MQHEKNHFIIKVTCPAVSGIVAAVTTYLADKACYIGEMAQFDDDFSGRFFMRAVFRFNDGHTGDLQEIRDGFADVAQAFDMQWELHDTREPMRVMLMVSKFDHCLTDLLYRYHKGEMDMTITAIVSNHLDLRPMAEREGIRFIYLPVSRDNKAAQETELMKIVDDTRTELVVLARYMQILSDDLCRQLSGRAINIHHSFLPGFKGAKPYHQAYQRGVKLIGATAHYVTSDLDEGPIIEQEVQRVDHVYKPDDLVAIGRDTETVALSKAVKYHLEHRVFLNQDRTVVFR from the coding sequence ATGCAACACGAAAAAAACCATTTCATCATCAAGGTGACGTGCCCCGCCGTGTCCGGCATCGTCGCTGCCGTCACCACTTACCTGGCGGACAAGGCGTGCTACATCGGGGAAATGGCGCAGTTCGATGATGACTTCAGCGGCCGCTTTTTCATGCGTGCCGTGTTCCGTTTCAACGATGGCCACACAGGCGACCTGCAAGAGATCAGAGACGGTTTCGCCGATGTCGCCCAGGCCTTCGACATGCAGTGGGAGCTGCACGACACCCGCGAGCCGATGCGCGTGATGCTGATGGTGAGCAAGTTCGACCACTGCCTCACCGACCTGCTCTACCGCTACCACAAGGGCGAGATGGACATGACCATCACCGCCATCGTCTCCAACCACCTCGACCTGCGGCCGATGGCCGAGCGCGAGGGCATTCGCTTTATCTACCTGCCGGTGTCCAGGGACAACAAGGCCGCGCAGGAAACCGAGCTGATGAAGATCGTCGACGACACCCGCACCGAGCTGGTGGTGTTGGCGCGCTACATGCAGATCCTCTCCGACGACCTGTGCCGGCAACTGTCGGGGCGGGCGATCAATATCCACCATTCGTTCCTGCCCGGGTTCAAGGGTGCCAAGCCCTATCACCAGGCGTATCAACGCGGTGTGAAGTTGATCGGTGCCACCGCGCACTATGTGACCAGCGACCTGGATGAGGGCCCGATCATCGAGCAGGAAGTGCAGCGCGTCGACCACGTGTACAAGCCCGACGACCTGGTCGCCATCGGCCGCGACACCGAAACCGTGGCCCTGTCCAAGGCGGTCAAGTACCACCTGGAGCACCGGGTCTTCCTCAATCAGGACAGAACGGTGGTGTTCCGGTGA
- the folD gene encoding bifunctional methylenetetrahydrofolate dehydrogenase/methenyltetrahydrofolate cyclohydrolase FolD yields MSAHKLIDGKAAAARVLLQVREDVARLHGQAIQPALAVILVGSDPASQVYVRNKILRAEEVGIRSVEHRLPGDTSTEHLLILIGQLNADPAIHGVLLQLPLPAQMDELRALEAIAPDKDVDGFHSQNVGGLSQGRAVLTPCTPSGCLYLLEQTCGDLRGKHAVVIGRSNIVGKPMAALLLKADCSVTVLHSRSHDAQALCRQADIVIAAVGRARLIDASWLKPGAVVIDVGINRIDDDGRSRLVGDVDFDSALPHVAAITPVPGGVGPMTIAFLMKNTVAAALAQHHALRSQSEAVCHSIY; encoded by the coding sequence GTGAGCGCGCATAAACTGATCGACGGCAAAGCCGCCGCGGCGCGCGTGCTGCTGCAAGTGCGCGAGGACGTGGCGCGGCTGCATGGGCAGGCTATTCAACCGGCGCTGGCGGTGATCCTGGTGGGCAGCGACCCGGCCAGCCAGGTCTATGTGCGCAACAAGATCCTGCGCGCCGAAGAGGTGGGCATCCGCTCCGTGGAGCATCGCCTGCCCGGCGATACCAGCACCGAACACTTGTTGATCCTGATCGGCCAATTGAATGCCGACCCTGCGATCCACGGCGTCCTCCTGCAATTACCGTTGCCGGCGCAGATGGACGAACTGCGCGCCCTGGAGGCCATCGCGCCGGACAAGGACGTCGATGGGTTTCACAGCCAGAACGTCGGCGGCCTCAGCCAGGGCCGCGCAGTGCTCACGCCATGCACCCCGAGCGGTTGCCTGTATCTGTTGGAGCAAACCTGCGGCGACCTGCGTGGCAAACACGCGGTGGTAATCGGCCGTTCGAACATCGTCGGTAAGCCCATGGCCGCGCTGCTGCTCAAGGCGGATTGCTCGGTGACCGTGCTGCATTCGCGCAGCCACGACGCCCAGGCCCTGTGTCGCCAGGCCGATATCGTGATCGCCGCCGTGGGCCGCGCCCGCTTGATTGACGCGAGCTGGTTGAAGCCCGGCGCGGTGGTGATCGATGTCGGCATCAACCGCATCGACGACGACGGCCGCAGCCGCCTGGTGGGTGATGTCGACTTCGACAGCGCCCTGCCCCATGTCGCCGCCATCACCCCGGTGCCCGGCGGTGTCGGGCCGATGACCATTGCCTTCCTGATGAAAAACACCGTGGCCGCCGCCCTGGCGCAACACCACGCCCTACGCAGCCAATCGGAGGCCGTATGCCATTCAATCTATTGA
- a CDS encoding class II glutamine amidotransferase translates to MCGIVGLYLKNPQLEPQLGQLFEPMLQAMTDRGPDSAGFAIYGDEVADGWVKLTLQATTEAFDWKGLMGELEGRLGCSLDWFQNASAAVLKIHADETPVRLALAELAPSVRIMSAGQSIEILKGMGLPQEISQRFGLANMQGSHIIGHTRMATESAVTMEGSHPFSTGADLCLVHNGSLSNHFRLRQELKREGIHFETDNDTEVAAGYLTWRLQQGDSLKEALDHSLEDLDGFFTFAIGTRNGFAVIRDPIACKPAILAETDDYVAMASEYQALSSLPGIENARIWEPAPATLYIWERPSA, encoded by the coding sequence ATGTGTGGAATCGTAGGCCTGTACCTGAAGAATCCGCAGCTGGAACCCCAGCTCGGCCAGCTGTTTGAACCCATGCTGCAAGCCATGACCGACCGTGGCCCGGACAGCGCCGGTTTCGCCATCTACGGCGATGAAGTCGCCGATGGCTGGGTCAAGCTGACCCTGCAAGCCACCACCGAAGCCTTCGATTGGAAAGGCTTGATGGGCGAGCTGGAAGGGCGCCTCGGCTGTTCCCTGGACTGGTTCCAGAATGCCAGCGCCGCCGTATTGAAGATCCACGCCGACGAAACCCCGGTGCGCCTGGCCCTGGCCGAACTGGCGCCGAGCGTGCGCATCATGAGCGCCGGGCAGAGCATCGAGATCCTCAAGGGCATGGGCCTGCCCCAGGAAATTTCCCAGCGTTTCGGCCTGGCAAACATGCAGGGCAGCCACATCATCGGCCACACCCGCATGGCCACGGAAAGCGCGGTGACCATGGAGGGCAGTCACCCGTTTTCCACCGGCGCCGACCTGTGCCTGGTGCACAACGGCTCGCTGTCCAACCACTTCCGCCTGCGCCAGGAACTCAAGCGCGAAGGTATCCACTTCGAAACCGACAACGACACCGAAGTCGCCGCCGGCTACCTGACCTGGCGCCTGCAACAGGGCGACTCGCTCAAAGAGGCGCTGGACCATTCCCTGGAAGACCTCGACGGCTTCTTCACCTTCGCCATCGGCACGCGCAACGGCTTTGCGGTGATCCGCGACCCGATTGCGTGCAAGCCGGCGATCTTGGCCGAGACCGACGACTACGTCGCCATGGCCTCCGAATACCAGGCGCTGTCGAGCCTGCCGGGCATCGAGAACGCGCGGATCTGGGAGCCGGCACCGGCCACGTTGTACATCTGGGAACGCCCGTCAGCTTAA
- a CDS encoding FAD-dependent oxidoreductase, protein MPFNLLKYGLSSEYPVEVDLPPPKALKSSYDVVIIGAGGHGLATAYYLAKYHGITNIAVLEKAYLGGGNTARNTAVIRSNYLTSEGVRFYAESVKMFQSLSNEFDFNIMYSERGQLTLAHTDATVRSFRQRAEVNKHFGGRTEMIDRQQIRELVPSLNLDPGHLPVIAGLWHIDGATARHDAVAWGYAKQAAKRGVEIHQLTEVQDLIIENGAITAVKTNRGTIRCGCAVQAIAGHSSLLMAKAGIRSPIQTFPLQAMVTQPFKPFLDPLVSSSALHCYVQQTSRGEVVFGGGSDPYPLFNTRSTLDLKESLLAHAIEMFPFLANAKLMRQWAGITDMTPDYSPIMGLSPLKNYYLDAGWGTWGFKATPICGKTMAELVASGGKVPDLIKPFGLERFSTFQQVNEMGATAASH, encoded by the coding sequence ATGCCATTCAATCTATTGAAATACGGGCTGAGTTCGGAGTACCCGGTGGAGGTGGACCTGCCACCGCCCAAGGCACTCAAGTCGAGTTACGACGTGGTGATCATCGGCGCCGGTGGCCATGGCCTGGCGACGGCCTACTACCTGGCCAAGTACCACGGCATCACCAATATAGCGGTGCTGGAAAAGGCCTACCTGGGCGGCGGCAATACCGCGCGCAATACGGCGGTGATCCGCTCCAACTACCTCACCAGCGAAGGCGTTCGTTTCTATGCCGAGTCGGTGAAGATGTTCCAGTCGCTGTCCAACGAATTCGATTTCAACATCATGTACTCCGAGCGCGGCCAACTGACCCTGGCCCACACCGACGCCACCGTGCGTTCGTTCCGCCAGCGCGCCGAGGTCAACAAGCACTTCGGCGGGCGTACCGAGATGATCGACCGCCAGCAGATCCGCGAGCTGGTGCCCAGCCTCAACCTCGACCCCGGCCACTTGCCGGTGATCGCCGGGCTCTGGCATATCGACGGCGCGACCGCGCGTCACGATGCCGTGGCCTGGGGCTACGCCAAGCAGGCGGCCAAGCGCGGCGTGGAAATCCATCAGCTCACCGAAGTCCAGGACCTGATCATCGAAAACGGCGCCATCACCGCGGTGAAAACCAATCGCGGCACCATCCGGTGCGGCTGCGCGGTGCAGGCGATTGCCGGGCACAGCTCGCTGCTGATGGCCAAGGCCGGTATCCGTTCGCCGATCCAGACCTTCCCGTTGCAGGCCATGGTCACCCAGCCGTTCAAGCCGTTCCTCGACCCGTTGGTGAGTTCCTCGGCCCTGCACTGCTACGTGCAGCAAACCAGCCGTGGCGAAGTGGTGTTCGGTGGCGGTTCCGACCCGTACCCGCTGTTCAACACGCGCTCGACCCTGGACCTCAAGGAAAGCCTGTTGGCCCATGCCATCGAGATGTTTCCGTTCCTGGCCAACGCCAAGTTGATGCGCCAGTGGGCCGGGATCACCGACATGACCCCCGACTACAGCCCGATCATGGGCCTGTCGCCGCTGAAGAATTACTACCTCGACGCCGGCTGGGGCACCTGGGGCTTCAAGGCCACGCCGATCTGCGGCAAGACCATGGCCGAGCTGGTCGCCAGCGGCGGCAAGGTGCCGGACTTGATCAAGCCCTTCGGCCTCGAACGTTTCTCGACCTTCCAGCAAGTCAACGAAATGGGCGCCACAGCGGCCAGCCACTGA
- a CDS encoding 2Fe-2S iron-sulfur cluster-binding protein has protein sequence MNRLPAPMGLLIQRDQPLDFSFDGLPYQGLQGDSIASALLANGRFLMSRSFKYHRPRGPLTMAGHDANSLVQLPREPNVLADAHALSAGLAVTAQNVNGSLDNDKDAYLGKFSRFMPVGFYYRSFYKPKGMWKVWEPIIRKKAGLGVLDLTFQPEYYDKAYLFTDLAVIGAGPAGLQAALTAANAGAKVLLIEQQPILGGSLTYARFDIAGTRADTLRRELLGAVQQHANIQVLTDATCNAWFTDNYLPVIQGKRLYKVRAQQCLVCSGSFDQPVVFRNNDLPGVMLTSAAQRLMKLYAVKPGKRAVVLTGNDDGYLAALDLHDQGVDVAAVIDLRHAPADKALPGALAQRKIPCLSNSTVFEALHEKGLRHVKGVDVRQITGQGQVSASGQVIDCDLLCMSAGYMPVYQLLCQAGGKLAYDDSRAEFSLSGLPRNLGVAGSVHGRHQLDNVLADGSNAAADSLCALGLNSPSPPAALRSEAQVNFHWPIFPHPKGKDFVDFDEDLQVADIVNATRIGYRDVQLVKRYSTVGMGPSQGRHSALPTARLVAWATQRTISETGVTTARPPFVAEKLAHVAGRAFDPYRQTPMHARHVQAGAKMMPAGIWQRPAYYGKPQDREACMQAEALHVRNKVGLIDVSTLGGLDVRGPDAAELLNRMYTFAFLKQPVGRSRYALMTNEHGVVIDDGVCARLADKHFYVTATTSGVDRIYQQMLKWNAQWRLDVDVTNVTAAICAVNVAGPDSRKVLEQVCNDLDLSAEGFPYLGVRQGTVAGIKARLLRVGFVGELGYEIHVPARHGLALWDALMTAGKAFDIRPFGVETQRLLRLEKGHVIISQDTDGMTHPAEIDMGWAVSRNKPFFVGRRSVDILEAQPLKRKLVGFSLPKGSVQPLEGHLVLNGADISGNVTSCEYSTSLGRIIGLAYAGIDQSTPGQRIPIRVEGGIVVQAEVVQLPFFDPTNQRQEG, from the coding sequence ATGAACCGCCTCCCCGCCCCCATGGGCCTGCTGATCCAGCGTGACCAGCCACTCGATTTCAGTTTCGACGGCCTGCCCTACCAAGGTTTGCAGGGCGACAGCATCGCCAGCGCGCTGCTCGCCAACGGGCGCTTCCTGATGTCGCGTTCGTTCAAGTACCACCGCCCACGCGGCCCATTGACCATGGCCGGCCATGACGCCAACAGCCTGGTGCAACTGCCCCGCGAACCCAACGTATTGGCCGATGCCCACGCGCTGTCCGCCGGCCTGGCGGTGACGGCGCAGAACGTCAACGGCTCGCTGGATAACGACAAGGACGCCTACCTGGGCAAGTTCTCCAGGTTCATGCCAGTGGGTTTCTACTACCGTTCGTTCTACAAGCCCAAGGGCATGTGGAAAGTCTGGGAGCCGATCATCCGCAAAAAGGCCGGCCTGGGCGTGCTCGACCTGACGTTCCAACCCGAGTACTACGACAAGGCCTACCTGTTCACCGACCTCGCCGTGATCGGCGCCGGCCCCGCTGGCTTGCAGGCCGCGCTGACCGCCGCGAATGCCGGCGCCAAGGTGCTGCTGATCGAGCAGCAGCCGATCCTCGGCGGGTCGCTGACCTACGCGCGCTTCGATATTGCCGGCACCCGTGCCGACACCCTGCGCCGCGAGTTGCTCGGCGCGGTGCAGCAACACGCGAATATCCAGGTGCTCACCGACGCCACCTGCAATGCCTGGTTCACCGACAACTACCTGCCGGTGATCCAGGGCAAGCGCCTGTACAAAGTGCGCGCGCAACAGTGCCTGGTGTGCAGCGGTTCGTTCGACCAACCGGTGGTCTTCCGCAACAACGACCTGCCGGGGGTGATGCTCACCAGCGCCGCGCAACGCCTGATGAAGCTCTACGCGGTCAAGCCCGGCAAGCGCGCAGTGGTACTCACCGGCAACGATGACGGCTACCTCGCCGCCCTCGACCTGCATGACCAGGGCGTGGACGTGGCCGCCGTGATCGACCTGCGTCACGCCCCGGCGGACAAAGCCCTGCCGGGTGCCCTGGCCCAGCGCAAGATCCCGTGCCTGAGCAACAGCACCGTGTTCGAGGCCCTGCATGAAAAAGGCCTGCGCCATGTGAAAGGCGTCGATGTGCGCCAGATCACCGGCCAGGGCCAGGTCAGCGCCAGCGGGCAAGTGATCGACTGCGACCTGCTGTGCATGTCGGCCGGTTATATGCCGGTCTATCAGCTGCTGTGCCAGGCCGGTGGCAAGCTGGCCTATGACGACTCGCGAGCGGAGTTCAGCCTCAGTGGCCTGCCGCGCAACCTGGGCGTGGCCGGTTCCGTACACGGTCGGCATCAACTGGACAATGTGCTGGCGGATGGGTCCAACGCCGCCGCCGACAGCCTGTGCGCCCTCGGTTTGAACAGCCCGAGCCCGCCTGCAGCGCTGCGCAGCGAAGCCCAGGTCAACTTCCACTGGCCGATCTTCCCGCACCCCAAGGGCAAGGATTTCGTCGACTTCGACGAAGACCTGCAAGTGGCGGATATCGTCAACGCCACCCGCATCGGCTACCGCGATGTGCAGTTGGTCAAGCGTTACTCCACGGTCGGCATGGGTCCGTCCCAGGGACGTCACTCGGCGCTGCCGACCGCACGGCTGGTGGCCTGGGCGACCCAGCGCACGATCAGCGAAACCGGGGTCACCACCGCACGGCCGCCGTTCGTGGCGGAGAAACTCGCCCATGTCGCCGGACGCGCCTTCGACCCCTACCGCCAAACGCCGATGCACGCGCGCCATGTGCAAGCCGGGGCGAAGATGATGCCCGCCGGTATCTGGCAGCGCCCGGCCTATTACGGCAAGCCCCAGGACCGCGAAGCGTGCATGCAGGCCGAAGCGCTGCATGTGCGTAACAAGGTCGGTCTGATCGATGTGTCCACACTCGGTGGCCTGGACGTGCGCGGCCCGGACGCCGCCGAATTGCTCAACCGCATGTACACCTTCGCGTTCCTCAAGCAGCCGGTGGGCCGCTCGCGTTATGCGCTGATGACCAACGAACACGGCGTGGTGATCGACGACGGCGTGTGCGCGCGGCTGGCCGACAAGCATTTCTACGTCACCGCCACCACCAGCGGCGTCGACCGCATCTACCAGCAGATGCTCAAGTGGAACGCACAGTGGCGCCTGGACGTGGACGTGACCAACGTCACGGCAGCGATCTGTGCGGTGAACGTGGCCGGGCCGGATTCGCGCAAGGTGCTGGAGCAGGTGTGCAACGACCTCGACCTCAGTGCCGAAGGCTTCCCCTACCTGGGCGTGCGCCAGGGCACGGTGGCCGGGATCAAGGCGCGCTTGCTGCGGGTCGGGTTTGTCGGCGAGCTGGGCTATGAAATCCACGTACCGGCACGCCACGGCCTGGCGTTGTGGGACGCGTTGATGACGGCCGGCAAGGCCTTTGACATTCGCCCCTTCGGCGTCGAAACCCAACGCCTGCTGCGCCTGGAAAAAGGCCACGTGATCATCAGCCAGGACACCGACGGCATGACTCACCCGGCAGAAATCGACATGGGCTGGGCGGTCAGCCGCAACAAGCCGTTCTTCGTCGGCCGCCGCTCGGTGGACATCCTCGAAGCCCAGCCGCTGAAACGCAAACTGGTGGGCTTCAGCCTGCCCAAGGGCAGCGTGCAACCGCTGGAAGGCCACCTGGTACTCAACGGCGCGGACATCAGCGGCAACGTCACCTCCTGCGAATACTCCACCAGCCTGGGCCGCATCATCGGCCTGGCCTACGCCGGGATCGACCAGAGCACACCGGGGCAGCGCATTCCGATTCGCGTCGAGGGCGGCATCGTCGTCCAGGCCGAGGTGGTGCAACTGCCGTTCTTCGACCCCACCAACCAACGCCAGGAGGGTTAA
- the glnT gene encoding type III glutamate--ammonia ligase, translating to MLPAETQRIIDKHGIKYVLAQFVDIHGAAKTKSVPICGLKAVAEEGAGFAGFAISGMGMEPHGPDFMARGDLSTLTPVPWQPGYGRVVCVGHVDGKPHPYDSRYVLQQQVQRLQDKGWTLNTGLEPEFNLMRRDEQGKLQLVDPSDNLDKPCYDYKGLSRSRVFLERLTEALQAVDFEVYQIDHEDANGQFEINYTYSDALTSADRFTFFRMAAGEIANDLGMICSFMPKPDPKRAGNGMHFHLSISSFDNKNLFHDASDPSGMGLSKLAYHFAAGLLAHGPALCAFAAPTVNSYKRLVVGNSLSGATWAPAFIAFGANNRSAMVRVPYGRLEFRLPDAGCNPYLVSAAIIAAGLDGIDRQLEIDHVCNENLYSLSLEQIAERGIKTLPQSLKEACDALEADALFAEMLGPQIVGEFIKLKRMEWVEYSRHVSDWEIQRYTEFF from the coding sequence ATGTTGCCAGCAGAAACCCAGCGCATCATCGATAAGCACGGGATCAAATACGTGCTTGCGCAGTTTGTGGATATACACGGTGCGGCCAAGACCAAGTCGGTGCCCATCTGCGGGCTCAAGGCGGTGGCCGAGGAGGGCGCGGGGTTTGCCGGGTTTGCCATCAGCGGCATGGGCATGGAACCCCATGGCCCGGACTTCATGGCGCGCGGCGATCTGTCGACCTTGACCCCGGTCCCCTGGCAGCCAGGTTATGGGCGCGTGGTGTGCGTCGGGCATGTCGACGGCAAGCCTCATCCCTACGACAGCCGCTACGTGCTGCAGCAACAAGTGCAGCGCCTGCAGGACAAGGGCTGGACGCTGAACACCGGCCTGGAGCCCGAGTTCAACCTGATGCGCCGCGACGAGCAGGGCAAGCTGCAACTGGTGGACCCCAGCGACAACCTCGACAAGCCTTGCTACGACTACAAGGGCCTGTCGCGTTCGCGGGTGTTCCTCGAGCGCCTGACCGAAGCCTTGCAGGCGGTGGATTTCGAGGTCTATCAAATCGACCACGAGGACGCCAACGGCCAGTTCGAGATCAATTACACCTACAGCGACGCCTTGACCTCCGCCGACCGTTTCACCTTCTTCCGCATGGCCGCCGGCGAGATCGCCAATGACCTGGGCATGATCTGCTCCTTCATGCCCAAGCCCGACCCGAAACGCGCCGGCAACGGCATGCACTTTCACCTGTCGATCAGCAGCTTTGATAACAAAAACCTGTTCCATGACGCCAGCGACCCGAGCGGCATGGGCCTGTCGAAACTCGCCTATCACTTCGCCGCCGGATTGCTCGCCCATGGCCCGGCGCTGTGTGCGTTCGCCGCGCCCACGGTCAACTCCTACAAGCGCCTGGTGGTCGGCAACTCGTTGTCCGGTGCCACCTGGGCCCCGGCCTTTATTGCGTTTGGCGCCAACAACCGCTCGGCCATGGTCCGCGTGCCGTATGGCCGCCTGGAGTTCCGCCTGCCGGATGCCGGCTGCAACCCCTACCTGGTCAGCGCCGCGATCATCGCCGCAGGCCTGGACGGTATCGATCGCCAGCTGGAAATCGACCACGTCTGCAACGAAAACCTCTACAGCCTGAGCCTCGAGCAGATCGCCGAGCGCGGCATCAAGACCCTGCCGCAATCCCTCAAGGAAGCCTGCGACGCGCTGGAAGCCGACGCGCTGTTCGCCGAAATGCTCGGCCCGCAGATCGTGGGCGAGTTCATCAAGCTCAAGCGCATGGAGTGGGTGGAGTACAGCCGCCATGTGAGCGACTGGGAAATCCAGCGCTATACCGAATTTTTCTGA
- a CDS encoding helix-turn-helix domain-containing protein translates to MSTETAPRLKLEQYLGLQIKRQRQAQDLKLSDVAKIADISQGMLSKIENAQVSTSLDTLSRLCDVLGLPLSKLFSEYDQQDGSALLVKADQGMEVVRRGTEKGHTYHLLNHTRGPKKSFEAYMVSMDDASEEFPTFAHPGTEFLHLLEGELIYRHGNQLYRMEAGDSLTFEGEIPHGPEELVRVPIRLLSIMNYGGDKE, encoded by the coding sequence ATGTCCACCGAAACCGCCCCGCGCCTCAAGCTCGAGCAATACCTGGGGCTGCAGATCAAACGCCAGCGCCAGGCCCAGGACCTGAAGCTGTCCGACGTGGCGAAGATTGCCGATATCAGCCAGGGCATGTTGAGCAAGATCGAGAACGCCCAGGTCTCCACCAGCCTCGATACCTTGAGCCGCCTGTGCGATGTGCTCGGGCTGCCGCTGTCGAAATTATTCAGCGAATACGACCAGCAGGATGGCAGCGCCTTGCTGGTCAAGGCCGACCAGGGCATGGAAGTGGTGCGCCGGGGGACCGAGAAAGGGCATACCTATCACCTGCTCAACCACACGCGCGGACCGAAGAAGAGCTTCGAGGCGTACATGGTCAGCATGGATGACGCCAGTGAGGAGTTTCCGACCTTTGCCCATCCAGGGACGGAGTTTCTGCATTTGCTGGAGGGGGAGTTGATTTACCGGCATGGCAACCAGCTGTATCGGATGGAGGCCGGGGACAGCTTGACGTTTGAGGGCGAGATTCCCCATGGGCCGGAGGAGTTGGTGCGGGTGCCGATTCGGTTGTTGTCGATCATGAATTATGGGGGGGATAAGGAGTGA
- a CDS encoding sarcosine oxidase subunit delta: MKIMICPLNGPRNISEFTYGGEFKPMPDPLTCSDAEWADYVFNTDNLAGVVREWWMHTPSSYWFLAERHTVTDEILRTFDPREVFTTRVDFTTAKEIAG, encoded by the coding sequence ATGAAAATCATGATTTGCCCGCTCAACGGGCCGCGCAATATCAGCGAGTTCACCTACGGCGGTGAATTCAAACCGATGCCCGACCCGCTGACCTGCAGCGATGCCGAATGGGCCGACTACGTGTTCAACACCGACAACCTCGCCGGTGTGGTGCGCGAATGGTGGATGCACACGCCGTCCAGTTACTGGTTCCTCGCCGAACGCCACACGGTCACCGACGAGATCCTGCGCACCTTCGATCCGCGCGAAGTGTTCACTACCCGCGTCGACTTCACCACCGCCAAGGAGATCGCCGGATGA